CTAGAAACATTGCAACAAGATTGGGAATCATTGGCTGAAGAAATCATGAATCTGGAAGGTTAATTTATTGGCTAGAATTTTGTTGTAAAATTCATAAAACCAAGAGATGACCGATTCACTACCATACTTAGTTTCGTTGTTCATAGGCATTGGCCTTGCTGCAGCCACAGGGTTTCGTGTATTTTTGCCTATTTTCTTTTTGAGTCTAGGCACTTATCTCAAGATTATTCCTTTGGATGCAGATTATGCTTGGATTGGGAGCTTACCTGCGGTAATAGCTACTGGAATTGCTACCTTGACAGAAATCATTGCCTACTATATCCCCTTTGTTGACAATATTCTAGACAGTATCACTGTTCCACTTGCTACTATTGCTGGATCCATGCTCTTTGCTTCTCAATTTACAGAGGTAAACAACTGGATACAATGGTCCTTGGCAATAATTGCCGGCGGAGGCACAGCTGCCACTATAAGCTCAGTGCTTGCCGGCACCAGAGCTGCATCCTCCACAACGACTGCAGGAGTAGGTAATCCTGTCCTGTCAACTGTAGAAACCATTGGGTCTACCATCATGAGTATATTCGCCATATTTATTCCGGTGCTTGCAGGGATCTTGGTCCTGATCATGCTGTATTTCGCAATTAAATATGGTAAAAAATTATATTATAAAATCTCAGGTAAAAAGCAGCAGAATAAATTTAAGGATTCAACTTATTGACACGATCATCTAAATTTTCTCCACCAACCCTAACAGGCTGGTACTGTACCCAACAATATGACAAGAATGGCAAGAGGATAAATATCAAAAATCCCCACCAAAACCCCGTGATACTGCCTATAATTACACTCAATAAAAAGATAATAACAGGATAAGTAAATAGAAGAACAGCAAATAATAGAGAATCATAAAAGATCGTATTTTCTGTTTTTTTCAATACCTGTTTTTTGACTAACTGATAGTACCAGTTATGTGTATATTTACCAGCTATTGCTGGGAATTTCATCCACTCTCTACTTTTTCGGATGCCTTCTGTTTCTCCAACAAAGCTATTGAGCATATGGTTATCCATTTCCCCTCTAACCTTTTTAATAATCTCATTGGTCATAACTTCAGAATTATTTAAATAATCTGTGGAGTCAATAGGCTCCAAAGCTTCTAAGTACACAGCCTTGGGGTTAAAATCAAATGAATTATAGCTCAAAATATAGGGTTGTACCTGAATAGGTACATCCATCTGTACTGCTCGTTGGATAATAGAGTTCAACCCTGTTGTCATAAAAGGTTTTAAATCGATATGATTTCTTGAAACTCCTTCAGGGAAAATCAACAATTTGCGTCCCATCTTCAACTGTCGGACACATTCGTCATAAGTGAATGCATTCCTGATCTCAGCATCTTCGCCATCATTTTTCTTATAAATTGGCAACATAAAGAATGTTCGCAATGCCCAATTTGCCCAAGGTTTTTCAAAAATATCTCCCCTAGTTAAAAAACATATTTCAGATGGTTGATGCACAGTAATGATCAGTGCGTCAAAAAATGAATTAGGATGATTTGAAACAATCACAGCCGGATTATTATGGTCTGCATATTGCAGATTTTTCAACTGCCAGTCCGAAACATACCAGTTTAGGCCTAGTTTAACAAATGACCTTAGAATTGGGTATAGCATAAATTAATATTCTCTAATATTAGAATCTTAATTTTCCATTAACAAAAAACACGCCTAAAATATCAAGAATTTAATCTTCTCGCATGGATTCCGTAATCTTATGAATATTCAAGCTGTTTGCCATTGCACTAAAGATCTTGTAATAAGCCCCATGCATATCAAATAGTTCCTCATGAGTACCGTCTTCCACTACCCTACCTTTTTCCATTACTATGATATGTTCTGAATCGATTATCTGAGAAATACTGTGAGAAACAATAATAACTGTTCTGCCAACTTTTATAGCATCCAGGCTATTTTTAATTTGTTCGGTAGCTATTGCATCTAAGTTTGCAGTAGGTTCGTCCAAGAAAATAATGGGTGGGTTTTTCAGGAACATTCTCGCTATCGCAATACGCTGTTGCTGTCCACCGGATAATAAATGCGCTTCAGAATCATATCCATTTGGCAAATCTAGAACCTGTTCATGTATAGATGCTTTTTTTGCTGCATCCATCACTTCATCCAATGTAGCATCAGTTTTTCCATAACGGATATTATCTGCAATGGAACCTTTAAAAATATGGTTCTTCTGCAACACCAAACCTATATTTTCTCTCAAGAACTCAGTATCATATTCTCTAAGGTCTACCCCATCCAAATAAATGGCACCAGTGGTAGGTTCATAGAATTTATCCAATAGATTTATGATGGTACTTTTTCCCGCCCCTGATAAGCCTACCAAAGCTGTATTTTGGTTAGGGCATATTCGCATGCTCACATCAGTTAATGCTTGGTGACCATTCGGATAGCTGAAATCAACATTCTTAATCTCAATTAGGCCATTTATTTTATCGGGTCTATAATTTCCTGAAGGCTCTTT
The Sphingobacterium daejeonense genome window above contains:
- a CDS encoding DUF4126 domain-containing protein — translated: MTDSLPYLVSLFIGIGLAAATGFRVFLPIFFLSLGTYLKIIPLDADYAWIGSLPAVIATGIATLTEIIAYYIPFVDNILDSITVPLATIAGSMLFASQFTEVNNWIQWSLAIIAGGGTAATISSVLAGTRAASSTTTAGVGNPVLSTVETIGSTIMSIFAIFIPVLAGILVLIMLYFAIKYGKKLYYKISGKKQQNKFKDSTY
- a CDS encoding lysophospholipid acyltransferase family protein, with amino-acid sequence MLYPILRSFVKLGLNWYVSDWQLKNLQYADHNNPAVIVSNHPNSFFDALIITVHQPSEICFLTRGDIFEKPWANWALRTFFMLPIYKKNDGEDAEIRNAFTYDECVRQLKMGRKLLIFPEGVSRNHIDLKPFMTTGLNSIIQRAVQMDVPIQVQPYILSYNSFDFNPKAVYLEALEPIDSTDYLNNSEVMTNEIIKKVRGEMDNHMLNSFVGETEGIRKSREWMKFPAIAGKYTHNWYYQLVKKQVLKKTENTIFYDSLLFAVLLFTYPVIIFLLSVIIGSITGFWWGFLIFILLPFLSYCWVQYQPVRVGGENLDDRVNKLNP
- a CDS encoding ABC transporter ATP-binding protein, with product MLGKEIIYSIVQFGQKYYGEKLRIMIARDFSQAIVDRILTYKMAFYTSSVNESGKLQTRIDAGISSLTRLVQNFFIDILPLFANAIVALVCMFLANFYVGLVGLFIIPIYFYVSQLQAKRLSGFRRNMRQYRENKSNQLINLIDSITVIKSFVREETEAEKHKDIQFEMTENQMATRKTSFIFESIKGFIEQIGVVIVIILTAYFVLNEQMSIGAIMFHIMLFNNVSAPIRQLHRIYDEVNDALIYSESFFGILEDEGQKEPSGNYRPDKINGLIEIKNVDFSYPNGHQALTDVSMRICPNQNTALVGLSGAGKSTIINLLDKFYEPTTGAIYLDGVDLREYDTEFLRENIGLVLQKNHIFKGSIADNIRYGKTDATLDEVMDAAKKASIHEQVLDLPNGYDSEAHLLSGGQQQRIAIARMFLKNPPIIFLDEPTANLDAIATEQIKNSLDAIKVGRTVIIVSHSISQIIDSEHIIVMEKGRVVEDGTHEELFDMHGAYYKIFSAMANSLNIHKITESMRED